TCGACTTCCCATCCTCCCATCAGGCACCGGTACACAACGCACGCACGCCGCGCATCTTTCAGCGTTTTATACACATTCAACGAGAAACCCTTAGTCTTGAATCTGCCGTTTTCCCTCCATTGGCATCGCCAGAGTTTTCGGGAGGCATCGAAATACACCCCCGTCGGCAACGGGGAGGCAGCTGAAGCACAGGggcttcgccgtccgcctcgaGAGCTGTGATGGCCTGCGGTGGACGGGGGCCACAGCGTGTCAGCTGCCGCGTCATTTCCGCCTTCACGTCCCCTGCCTGGTCGAACAGACGTTGATCGTTTCCCGCTTCCATCGAGTGACGATACAACAGCTttgccttcgcctgctgcgcgctccGCTTCGTCGCTCCGCCTCCCGGCGTGACCTCGACCTGGCGTCCCGCCAAAGTCCCCATCTCCTTCGAAACCCTCCTgcccgtctgcgcctcgccctggGAGGCCTGACCTTCCCGCAGCGGCCCTCGTTGTCGGGGCGCGCAAAAACGATGGCGACGACTCTCCAACGCCCACCCGTCTTCGCCCCTTGCTCAGCGACCGCGGGGTCTCTGCGCCCGAAAGACGCGAGGATGGACGGAGCGTATCTCCGAAGCTACCACTCTGGCTGCTACTGTCTCTCCTGCCGCCCGGGGTCGCAGCCCCACCGCCTGCACGTGGCTTTCTGCTCCGTCCCTGGAAACGCCGCCCGTATCGTCGACGCGAAGGGGCAGTTAGAAAACGCTCAGAGCCACTACTCGTGTAGCCTCGCTCAtcggctgaagaagagagagagaccgcctcgtcttcgtcccaTCCCGGGGACAGAAAAGCCGGAGTCTTcctgagagaggaaaaggaggcagatatacatgtatgcCTCTGTGAACTATGGCCGAATTCCGTTTGTGCGCGGCGAATTCCGTTTGTGCGCGGCGAATTCCGTTTGTGCGCAGCTGCTCTATCTAGCATCCCAAAAAGAGAGCGCTAGGCCAAACAAACGCCTCATGTAGCGGTAACTAAGCGCACTCTGAAGTCGGTCTAGCTACCTTACTCAACGAATACCCCTTTCCCCGCCCCTGTCCCCCCTCTACCCCCCCTAGGCCGCCTCTGCAAGGGTATCGTAGAGTATTTGATCTGCTAGTGGCGCATCTGGGCGACGCATGGAGTATTGCATACTTATTTGCCACCGTCCAGCTTTCGGGATCtacgcctctctcgctgatTACACATCCAGACCCTCCCGTCGGAAGCCGCCTAGCCCTGGTATGCCTCTGCCTCGAGTCTATCCCTTCTCCTAGATTGCTCACCGTATGACCAGCGGGGTAGCTCTACGACGCTACGCTTCCGCCCTACACTGAAGGTCACTGGAAGACAAAGATACGTGGGCTTGCTATATGGTAATATGGCTTGGTTGTTCGCAGTGGAATTATTTCAGCGACTTCCCAGGCAGAGACAAGGCTACGACACAAACTGCTTCGCCAGGGCACTCAGCAAACGTGTGGCTTAGACCCGCGCGTCGCATGCTTTTCCTACCTGCCAAAGGGCCGCAGACCGACAGTTCGATAGGCGCTGGCACCCCAATGGCCCCCTTGCCGCCTCCAGCTCGGCGTGCCATCGGATCGAAGGGCCCCCGCATCCCTCAGATCGCATCTCCAGGGAGGAAGGTCCTCATCGTCCAACTGGAGTTCGTCGGCGGCCATGTGCATCTTTTTCCACCGGTATCCGCCCCGAGCGCCGAACACGCAGGGCGACCTCACTGAGCAAAGAGAGCCAAACGTACAGGACGAAATGAAGACGCACCTCACGGTGGGAGTGCAGAACGAAAGATCACGCAAGGCGTCTGCATAGCGACATAAGGACGGAGCGCTGATCATggtggagaggcggagaTCGCCTACCACGTCACAACGACTCTGGACAGCACTCAAACGCACCAAACGCATATCGCTATCGCCGGTAGGCCGAGAAAGCTTCATCCAGGGCACACTTCATGGGCTGGGGTGAACTATCGAAAAAATGAAGGAAGTCTCTCGGCGTGCACGTGCCAGCTACCGGCGTAGCGTCACGCAGTGGCAAGGTACGTACAGACTGGCTTGTcgctttccgcgtcttccggAGCATCTCGCGAACCGAAGTCCTCCAGACAAGTGCCGGCGGACTTTGCTTCCCAAACGCCGCGGAGTAACTCTTCAAGAAACGAGCAGCCATCTTGTCGGATATGTTGCTCTGCGAGTCTCTGCCGCTTGCTTCTCACAGCAGCCGGCTCCGCTAGCTCCCCCCGTTGCCCCTCGGGCAGCGACTGTTCTTTAGAAACCGAGTGGATGTGTTTCTTCATATTGGCAGACTCGTTCTGCTCACCCTGCGCCACCGCCCTGTCCAGCCTGGCCTCTGCTTCACTTCCATAGACGCCACTGCCCTCCTGGCTTGCCATGGTTCCTTCCAGGCCTCCCTCTGCAGATCTACGCAGAAGCGACGTAAGCGGATCACTGTCCCCGTTCAGTTCCTGTTCTTGCTGTTCCCGGTTCACTTCGTTTAGCTCGAGGATACCAGAAAGAAACAGAGACGCCTCCTTCCCCAGTTCAGTTTGCCACGCCACatccctctcttctcgctgacCCCGCTCATCTCTCTCCACAACCGCATCGCTGAGTGTCACGGCCGGCGAACCTCcagctccttcgccgcaCCAGTGGCTTTCATCATGCCCCGTCTTCGAAGCTAAGTGCGTCTCAGGCTCGCGTAGGCGTTTCGCAGGACCGATTCCGCGGCTCCCTGCTGCGTGCGACccgtccttctcgcgcttcagcGGCCCTTCAGCCACCCTCGTCGGACCGAAGGCGCCCTGTGCACCGCCCCCCATTATGCTGCAGAAGGCTGCTGCCACGCCATCGGCAGCGCATGCTGCAGCACAGGCACGACGAACACAGAGAGCTGAAACCGAAGGTAACGCAGCATGACGAGAAATGAACTGGAAAGGGAGACATAGATGCGATATGGAAAAACGTTCTTCTCCAAACGCGGAGAGGGACGCAGACTcaaggagagacgcgaatCTGAAGTGAAAAAGGGGCGCTTCtagacagacagacaacATGGAAGGTAACGTAGGAGCTGAAGAGGGATGTTTGCCATCTGTTGTGACTAGAAGGAAAAACTTGAGACACGAAATTCGCGACAGGAGGGCAGATGCAAGCGCGGGACGCCATTACGAAAGGCCACAGATCACGTTTCAGCGGACGCGAGTGGCTTGCAAGAACACAAGGACGCGGAACTGGGAGAGGATAGGGTTTATCCCACCCCCTGCCCCTGCAGTGGAGCCTGTCGTGTACGCTTCTCACTTGCGGTTGCCTCCAGGGCGTCCCCGGATCCTTCAGAACAGTTTGCGCGTgcagcgtcttcctccttccaCTCCATAGCACCTGCACTACAGGCCAATTCTCTCTCCCCTGAAGGCTCTGCCTCAGCCCGCGGTACATCGTCCTCGTCAGCTCTGATGCACTCCAAGGCGCTGAACAGGCCGCTGAGGCCCCTAAACAAATGTGCCGTCCGCTTGCGTTCCCTGGCGGGCACGACCTGGAactccgcggcttcttgcTTTTTATGGAGCGTCACAAGCGTTCGCACAAAGCCTACTCCGTCTCCAAGCAAGGCGCGCACCTGCGCCGGATCGACGCCCTGCAGGGTCTCTTTCAGTTCTTGGTCGTTCTGTGGAACCGCAACGAAAAACGCTGCTTCCTTTGCGCTGGCATCGCTGTAAGGGTACGGAGAATCAACGTCTTCTCTCTTGACTGaatccgcgccgcctgcagccatCTGAACCTCCCTTCCTGGATCGGCAGAGACTCGCGTGCGCGGTGATGGCGGTGAGGGGCGCTGGAACTCTTGCCCTGCGGCAGCCTTCGAAGAGGGCAAAGTCAAGTCTCCACTGTCTCCTGAGGCACCTTCCAGGCTCTGCACGCCTTGCCCGTCCATCCCCCTGCACGCAGGATCGACCCTCGTGGCCTCGcggtcctccgccgcgtggaTTCTGTCGTTCGGCGTTGATCCCGCGTCTGCGTTGGTTGACGCGACTTCTGCCTCGTGTCGGGCACGCTGTTCCTTCTCACACTTTATCAGCGGCTGGGCAACGGCATCAATCTGAAGGGGGTGTCcagcctcctcctgctcCTCGACACCGGGCTCTGTCCCTCTGCAGCGAAGAGCAGAGAGCGTCGGGGATAGGACGGCGTCggccagcgcgaggcgcagagtgcTATCCACGTCTAGGGATATGTCTGAGATCCCGCTGGTTTCAGTAGTCGTGGATGTATCCGATTCGGGCGAAGCATCGCTTTCACTTCCTCCCGTCTCGAggctctcctgtctctcgacaccgctctcgcctctcgaCGCAGCCTCCGCATCGCTCAGCATatctcgcttctctgcggcacGCCACGATGCGCTAGAAGCGAAGCCAGACGCGCTTGCCCGGTCGCAAAGatcttcgctgccgcctcgcccgcgaatCTCGCTTTCCAAGTGCGGAAATCGCGAACGAGCTGCTTCCTCAAGCGCCTCACTCGAGCTCCGCCTGTAGAGCCTGGAGCCGTAGTCGGTGTGTCTGGATTTGCGCTTTCGTCCAAGCGAGGAACGAGAGGAGGTGTGACGGTACAAGGAGCACCTCGCGCGCCACCAGAACGGCTCCAAGGCGCCCTTTTCCACTAGCCACTCAGGCATGCTACTCTCGCCTTCGTACatgccttcctcttctttaGTCGCGGCTCTGCTGAGCGACGGCGTCCGCAGGAGTACCTCTCCCGCGGCTGGCAATTGACCATGGCcccccgcggaggcagaatGTCGGTCCGGAGCTCGCGTTCCACACAGAAGAAGATGGGAGAGGTCGCCAGAACTGCTGCGACGCGCTGAAAGACATACACACGAAAACACACACAGCTGGCTTGACTGCGAGGTTGCGAGGACGGGAAACAGAAACTGTCGAAAGCGTGTCGGAGACACAACATAGGCTGGCAGGGAGCAGCACTGATGAGGACACAATCACAGAGCTGCCACGATAGCAAGTTTTTGAGATCtaagagacgaggcgcagaccCGTTCACACAGGAAGGACGAAACCGCTCTGGTTTCACCTATGTAGACTGGGGAGCGCGAGATCTGCAAAGCACGCGGGTCACGACACATTTACACATTGTATACTTTGgcatacacatgtatacattTGTGAGGGTCAAATGCATGTATTCGGCAACTACACGGGCTAGAACGGATATGCAAATAGAAAgcacacatacatgcattAACACACATATCTCTGTTTCAGCGGAAACAAGAGCAGGTGGTACATCCGCCGTCACAAACCAATTCACGGACAGCTTTCGCGCAGCCTGACCATTTTTTATGAACTGATCTGTTTCACGGCGACCGCCAAATCCGGCAGACCCTAAGTTTCAAGAATTACTACCACGAACACTAAATATTTCAAATGAAGAATCGCTGCTTCGTCACACTCCCGCGCACCTCGccctgcgaaggcgaaagCATCGGCCTCACCTTCAACCACATTATCTCCGATCTTTCGTCGTGGAGACGGGCCGCGACTCATCGCGGGGGAGAAGGGCACCGAGACATTTTTGCCTCGCGCCGACGAAAGGGACTCGAATGAGGGGGATTCCCTTGGCTGCGACTCCGATTCCAGACGCTCGGTGTTTCGAGTAACAGGCAAGGGCTCtccagacgaagacgaggaccccgaggaggacgagccTGCGAGATGACCACAGAGACGCGGGAGGCCTGTTGCGTCATTCACCGCCAGAATCACTTTGACAGACAGTTGAAAAAAGCCGTGAGCAACAACTCAAGCATCGCAGCTCGGCAACGCAGAACGCGGCGCGACACAAGGTTACCTCAACGTGATTCTCTGCTGCAGGAGCGAACGACGTGCTATAGACGATTATCGCTGACGGAGGAAATAGGGATGCACTCTAAGGTGGGCGCGTAGCACTACAGTGAGCAGCGTCCACTGTCCCTCTAGCTCGAAGacgtcgcctctgcctcacctccgccgctgccgacgcTCCTCTGCGAAGCTCCGCCATCAGAGTGATGTGACCCCGCCGACAGGCGGTCTTCCTTCTCCCCATCGCTCTCTCCGAGCCCGTGCGCACTTCGGGCGCCACGTCGCGACTCTGAACCGTCCGCGCCGGTGGCGTCTGTGCCGCTAGCGGAGCCTGAGCCTGGGGTCTCCAGCGGAAAGCACTGACAGTTCACAGCTGCCCTGGCGGTCATGCTGTCCTGTCCTGGTCGGGTCGCGCTCCGCCCCCGCGTAGtccctcggcgtctctcgccgccaCCAACTGAAGCCGGCCGGGACAGCTGCGGTGTGGTGCACGtcgaaggccgcgacgaggagccTCCATCGACTGAACGCGCAGAGGGAAACGCATCCCTGGGTGTCTCAACGCCGTCAACCTGGTCGTGGTGGAAGTGGAACGAAGTGCCGCTCGCCTGTAAAGCGGCGCCCCTCGAGGCCCGCGTCCGCCATCCGCGCCGCGTGACAGGCCCCCCGACCCGGCGCAGGCCCCCGCTATCCGACTCCAAGAGCGGCTCGCCACCAGTCGCCGTCTTGTACGCGGGCTCGTCCGATCCCGCCGAGGGCTGGAAGCTGCGTTCGTCTGAAGCCTGACCAGCCGCGCCGGACCCAGGCGTGCCGAGGGCGGGCAgaacgagcgcgaggcgcaaaGGAGACGGCACGGGAAGCGGCTGCTCACCTCGGCCTCCAGATGCCTTCACCGCGTCGCCAGGCCAAATAGAGACAGCGGTGTCATCGCGACGGTGTTTCCTTGCCCCCGGACCTGCAGATGCCCTCGATCCAAAGTCCTGGAACGGCGTGTCCAAAGGTGGCGACGCGCTCGTCCCAGAGGGCGGATGCGcacccttctctctcccgttCGGAGTTTGGTAAggagccgcctcgcccgcgaagAACTGACCCTGATCCTTGCTGTCTATGTCAGAGTAAAGCCCGGGGGCGACAGCGGTGTCCAGCTGCCTCGCGAGGTCCGCACGCGCGAACGCGTCCGGTTGATCTGTTGAGAACAGGACAGTCCTCTGGCTCCGAAGACGTCGagttcgccttctcctcatCCTCGCGGTTCTCAAAGCGTCTCGCGAAGATGGCAACCTTCTTTTCAACCTCAGAAACCTCTCGAGACGTAGCAAGATgagagcgagggcggctTTGAGACCAGCTGCATCGAAAGAAAGGGGCTGTAACAATTCATGCAGCAGTAGGCGGCTTTGCACGGCCTCAGGGTTGCATCGGATCTCCGGCGTGCTGTTGCCTCCCCAGTTGACCGTTTTCGCTGTGTCGCCAACTCCTACGCCGCCCTCAACGTTTTGGCTACGGGAGTGCGAGGCCTCAGCTGCCCCACCCTGTCTCCTCGTAGAGCGCTTCGTCTGAGGAGTCCAGTCGCTCGTgggcggcgagacgcggcgcggcggcgtatTCGAGACCGAACGGGGTGGCGTCGTCACTGGAGAGAGACCCCGCGGCTGGTTAGGGCTCGGGGCATACGCCTGCGCCCATAATGTAGACAAGAGAGCGTCCGCGTTCTGCGGGGGCGACAGGGGTCTCCGAGGGCTGGTTTGGTAGGACTCATATCCGGCGATGTCGTGCTGAGAGCCTGAAGGACGGCGGAGAAACAAACAGAACACTTAAAAAGACTGCGGCCATCCAAGCATTCTACAGAGACAcgcttcgcggcgcaggaggagacGGAAGCACACCACCCTGCAAAAAAAGGGAAAAATACGGAACAGTGCTCTCCATGGAGATCAGTCGGCGCACCGCTGCATCAATTGACAGGCCTCTCTCAGGTGAGCGCCGGGGCTGAATCAAGAACTCTTCCCCGTTCCcttccctctcccccccacCTCCCCGAACAGAAACATCAATGCGTGCGCCTTCCCCTGGCGCGGCAAATGGTATCTGCTTTACCTTTCCCGTCTCCAGGCGCGGACTCTACATCACGCAGTCTGTCTACGGAGTATAGCGACGCGCACCCACTgctcgcgtccgcctcgctcctgCAGTTTCTGACGACGAAGTACTCGAACGCAGAAAAGTCCGCAATCCACCGAACGCCTACGCTGTACCACCGGGGGgtcctgcgcctgcagcgtccCAGATTGTAACGGGGAGCAACAAAAGGCACGCAcgcgctcccgccgccgtcttcttcgctgcgccccgcctgccgctgcgtcaGTCGAAAAAGGCTACGTTGTTCCTCTCTCAGATGACGAATctggcgcagaaggcgctgaaCATCCTCTCCTTGAAGGTGCGCGGAGGCCGATGACAAGCGCCGAAGTCCGGCGCTTGTTTCGTGGTGAGTCGCCTCCTGGTGTTGACGCAGAAGATCCCAGATTTGCTGTTTGAGTCTCTGTATTCTGCCCTCCAGTTCGATACCGCGAGCAGATGTAGTGTCTCGCGCACCGGCAGCGTCGTCTGCAAAGTTGCGGTGCCAGGAAagagggcgcgcgccacgGGCTCGAAGCTCAAGGGCCAGAAGGGAGACGGCACGGGAGGCAATCGTCCCGAAAGACGTCGCAAAATCGTCTGGCGAGAATGGCATAAAGGACAAAGCCCCGGACAACGGCAGAATGGGTTCGCCAGCGGAAGCTTCGTAGTCGCACGCGGACACATCTGTGAGGCCATAGAGTAGGTACAAAACACGCAATGAGCATACATGCGGAGAGCACGCATACACAAACGGGGATGGGAACCTGCGGCCCTGTAGATCACGACACAAGAAGCAAGCACATATCTTCACGCAGGATTGCACGGAAAGAAGAGATGGAAggcagctgcatgcgacgTACGCCACAAGCGCACAGACCGCCGGCGCGTATTTCCGAGCGCGTACACGACATTGAAGGGAGCGTCGCCCCAAGTGTCTAGAACCCGCGTTTTTACATATAGCATGCCAGCAGCCCATCGATGCCTACCTTGCGTCCAATTCTGAACTGGTGCAGCGTCCGTACCCTCGTTTGTCATTTTTGACCACCATGCCTTCATTTCCTTCACAATTTCTTCTTCTGACTGCGCATTCGCTTCATTCGTGTCTTCAGTCTCTTTCTTGGCTGCGGATGTATCACCAGGACAGGTCAGTGGctcggcttcgccttctctgtcgtCACTCTCGCTTGTCGCACTAGGCGGCCCTCTCTCGAGTTTCGGATTCCCATCATCGAATCGAGAAGCGTGGCGGGGCGCTCCAGGCCGTGTGCCGGCCGGAAGCCAGACTCGCCGCCTCAGTCTGCCGCCGTGTTGAACATCTCGCGCACTCGCCCATATCGCGATAACATCCCCCTCATCAGGGCTTTCAGCAGGCACTCgctccgcaggcggccgctCCGAGGTTCTTGCTTGCTGTCGTTCTTCCGCATCCCCACCGGCAGAAAAGGCCTCTACAGGGCACCTGCATGTACTGCGACATGCGCGCCTCAGAATGCAAATGCCTGTAGGCTCAGAAAAAAGACATGGCGTCGCGTTCTCTCCAAAATGGCCACATACGCCGCTTCCAACTTGGGAGTGTAGATCCGGCAATGCGCCGTCTTTCTGCAACGTAGAGACGCTTCCTGCGCTCTGCTGttttccttcgtcttcgcatGTCGCGTCCGGGTTCCGTAATTCGCTTTGTTGCCCCTTCGCGGCAACAGAGCCTTccgtcgcagccgctgtcgtctcggcttcgcctccactGTTCGTCTTCGGAGCTCCGTTTGAGATGGTGACTGCATCGGTCTCGCCGCACTTGTGGTTGGCGACAGCCAGCTCTTCCTCGGCAAGGATGTTGGGAGCAAACGGCACAACTGCTACAGCGCTCACGAAAGCTGTGTGCGCTCCTCGCACTCTTCGCCATCTCCCTGGGAGTAACCCGGCATTCCCTTCATGACCATCTCTTGACTCGGTTGTAAATGGATCGCTTTCTCCTCCGCTGTAGCACgcggctcgtcgcggcgttcgcgcacCGCCGGTTGAGTGTTCTTCGTCGTACCCAAGCGGATTGGTTAAGCCTCTCACttgccgtccgcggcggtcTGATGAGGGCGAACAGTCTGACAGGCCATAATggaaagagacagaagagcgaGGAGTCGACGACCGTGACTCTGCTGCCTGACTGCCTTCCAGTCCATCCTTGGTGAAGTCCTCTCCGGATCGGCTGCGCTTTTTCGCGCTCGCTCCGGCCCTCCGCGTCCCCATCACGATCGCGCAAGCTCTGCCAGctctgtcgcccgcgcgcggcgaatcCGAGGGAGAGTACCGGTGACGAGGAGGgcacgcgcgccttctgcggagGTCACGGCCGCACGTGATGTGAGGGAGACGCCGGTCGCCCGACGTGGATGTCTCGCCCGACGTCTTATCTGCGCCTCTTGAGGCACCGTAGAGCGTTCTTGGGTAAGGGCCGCCCGAAGAGGGGAGGGGCCCCTGGTCAGGCTCATACGATCCGTCCATTCCCGGGAGTGACTCAGTgcctttctctgcggcgtcgtcgttctTTAGAAGCTCACGAAGGCCGACGGAAGCAACGC
This portion of the Besnoitia besnoiti strain Bb-Ger1 chromosome VII, whole genome shotgun sequence genome encodes:
- a CDS encoding hypothetical protein (encoded by transcript BESB_078850): MSPAAGGSNDQPGRVADAPSPSSFDSDEAPISNPRRPANGAELECGNFPSDTGSTQYAPPDSSSSPSSLTSAAVFGEQPSCVFSPAEGTTSTASTASSFSGPLCRVLRTPAGLGDADASASNVVDADKYCPSTLQGSELPSHGEAAPARRSPSFSFPLPLPLATTPAHPGEVSYKQHASTPVLAHSPSIPSLLVTSPSLGHVSFVCGAEPYAALGCEERGLPPRSSDRPSTGSAEAREDADSLADGKGATGEEGEGDSRGRRSPPLSAAAPPSGTSSPAAGSVLVLNASLPESEEVSVDSRASHSLSACHHPLAGSRQHSRESTVQSGGVGGKRPPRSPRVSGIHVADPRGPEAEAAHREQAAASEAYSQRDHTESADAPLGTGPANADGDYAEARDRAASCASQRVASPSKKRLCLAERFFFERQRQPPPPIPCASTVTHAVEASSQPSRRPESPPHAETPIPNGLVVESPTPGATFSGLQTSTAAVRGATTTKDASDLHRGTASIHSPGPSASAGAARAAAQRERGALHGQAGEGSLTPGTAPLAVARTVWRRGKGPGSRCFSRSSRASSSEQSDAVRQARPEERGAEKIQATLAAAALASASVRRLALMAPRRLVEHTLTQWWCDQEQLRQAARDQRPASSCRMDRATAVASGGDGCLSERLARRALTGSAAGEKPEQTNEKDDSRDELGAPLQRDTGKMTKGEPQVRTPGKPPSGGPVQGCLQRHTEASPESLSPEDCRMASQRDSCCRVTLFAARQVLHVGPFRQAIRLFPGGETPRDGVRSRHLFRASAHMRRHRHGSRGRSRSLSEGREESTSVASVGLRELLKNDDAAEKGTESLPGMDGSYEPDQGPLPSSGGPYPRTLYGASRGADKTSGETSTSGDRRLPHITCGRDLRRRRACPPRHRYSPSDSPRAGDRAGRACAIVMGTRRAGASAKKRSRSGEDFTKDGLEGSQAAESRSSTPRSSVSFHYGLSDCSPSSDRRGRQVRGLTNPLGYDEEHSTGGARTPRRAACYSGGESDPFTTESRDGHEGNAGLLPGRWRRVRGAHTAFVSAVAVVPFAPNILAEEELAVANHKCGETDAVTISNGAPKTNSGGEAETTAAATEGSVAAKGQQSELRNPDATCEDEGKQQSAGSVSTLQKDGALPDLHSQVGSGVCGHFGENATPCLFSEPTGICILRRACRSTCRCPVEAFSAGGDAEERQQARTSERPPAERVPAESPDEGDVIAIWASARDVQHGGRLRRRVWLPAGTRPGAPRHASRFDDGNPKLERGPPSATSESDDREGEAEPLTCPGDTSAAKKETEDTNEANAQSEEEIVKEMKAWWSKMTNEGTDAAPVQNWTQDDFATSFGTIASRAVSLLALELRARGARPLSWHRNFADDAAGARDTTSARGIELEGRIQRLKQQIWDLLRQHQEATHHETSAGLRRLSSASAHLQGEDVQRLLRQIRHLREEQRSLFRLTQRQAGRSEEDGGGSACVPFVAPRYNLGRCRRRTPRWYSVGVRWIADFSAFEYFVVRNCRSEADASSGCASLYSVDRLRDVESAPGDGKGSQHDIAGYESYQTSPRRPLSPPQNADALLSTLWAQAYAPSPNQPRGLSPVTTPPRSVSNTPPRRVSPPTSDWTPQTKRSTRRQGGAAEASHSRSQNVEGGVGVGDTAKTVNWGGNSTPEIRCNPEAVQSRLLLHELLQPLSFDAAGLKAALALILLRLERFLRLKRRLPSSRDALRTARMRRRRTRRLRSQRTVLFSTDQPDAFARADLARQLDTAVAPGLYSDIDSKDQGQFFAGEAAPYQTPNGREKGAHPPSGTSASPPLDTPFQDFGSRASAGPGARKHRRDDTAVSIWPGDAVKASGGRGEQPLPVPSPLRLALVLPALGTPGSGAAGQASDERSFQPSAGSDEPAYKTATGGEPLLESDSGGLRRVGGPVTRRGWRTRASRGAALQASGTSFHFHHDQVDGVETPRDAFPSARSVDGGSSSRPSTCTTPQLSRPASVGGGERRRGTTRGRSATRPGQDSMTARAAVNCQCFPLETPGSGSASGTDATGADGSESRRGARSAHGLGESDGEKEDRLSAGSHHSDGGASQRSVGSGGGSSSSGSSSSSGEPLPVTRNTERLESESQPRESPSFESLSSARGKNVSVPFSPAMSRGPSPRRKIGDNVVEARRSSSGDLSHLLLCGTRAPDRHSASAGGHGQLPAAGEVLLRTPSLSRAATKEEEGMYEGESSMPEWLVEKGALEPFWWRARCSLYRHTSSRSSLGRKRKSRHTDYGSRLYRRSSSEALEEAARSRFPHLESEIRGRGGSEDLCDRASASGFASSASWRAAEKRDMLSDAEAASRGESGVERQESLETGGSESDASPESDTSTTTETSGISDISLDVDSTLRLALADAVLSPTLSALRCRGTEPGVEEQEEAGHPLQIDAVAQPLIKCEKEQRARHEAEVASTNADAGSTPNDRIHAAEDREATRVDPACRGMDGQGVQSLEGASGDSGDLTLPSSKAAAGQEFQRPSPPSPRTRVSADPGREVQMAAGGADSVKREDVDSPYPYSDASAKEAAFFVAVPQNDQELKETLQGVDPAQVRALLGDGVGFVRTLVTLHKKQEAAEFQVVPARERKRTAHLFRGLSGLFSALECIRADEDDVPRAEAEPSGERELACSAGAMEWKEEDAARANCSEGSGDALEATATCAADGVAAAFCSIMGGGAQGAFGPTRVAEGPLKREKDGSHAAGSRGIGPAKRLREPETHLASKTGHDESHWCGEGAGGSPAVTLSDAVVERDERGQREERDVAWQTELGKEASLFLSGILELNEVNREQQEQELNGDSDPLTSLLRRSAEGGLEGTMASQEGSGVYGSEAEARLDRAVAQGEQNESANMKKHIHSVSKEQSLPEGQRGELAEPAAVRSKRQRLAEQHIRQDGCSFLEELLRGVWEAKSAGTCLEDFGSRDAPEDAESDKPVLRSPCVFGARGGYRWKKMHMAADELQLDDEDLPPWRCDLRDAGALRSDGTPSWRRQGGHWGASAYRTVGLRPFGRKTPAFLSPGWDEDEAVSLSSSADERGYTSSGSERFLTAPSRRRYGRRFQGRSRKPRAGGGAATPGGRRDSSSQSGSFGDTLRPSSRLSGAETPRSLSKGRRRVGVGESSPSFLRAPTTRAAAGRSGLPGRGADGQEGFEGDGDFGGTPGRGHAGRRSDEAERAAGEGKAVVSSLDGSGKRSTSVRPGRGREGGNDAAADTLWPPSTAGHHSSRGGRRSPCASAASPLPTGVYFDASRKLWRCQWRENGRFKTKGFSLNVYKTLKDARRACVVYRCLMGGWEVDPRWLGPDDDDQENSGGVDEAVGVGSSEGASGTAGYSESKADESATSPLKEGSTGSPPVSG